A single genomic interval of Lewinellaceae bacterium harbors:
- a CDS encoding NADP-dependent malic enzyme has product MEALNKAALQYHERDRRGKIEVVSSKPCITQNDLSLAYTPGVAEPCRAIQADPAKARLYTAKGNLVAVISNGTAVLGLGNIGALAGKPVMEGKGVLFKRFADIDVFDIELDTEDPEEVIKTVQYLAPTFGGINLEDIKAPECFRIEEELKKRLDIPVFHDDQHGTAIISGAALINALELAEKDIDKAKAVFSGAGAAGIACANFYIRLGMRPENILMTDSKGVLWKGRGDEGSNPYKDKFFRETEARSLADAVRGADIFCGVSVGGILTKEMAAAMAPQPIIFAMANPNPEITYPDALEACPGAIVATGRSDYPNQVNNVLGFPFIFRGALDVEAMAINEEMKLAAAYSLARLAKEEVPEAVKRAYGDANLKFGPDYIIPKPFDSRVLVATASAVAEAAIRTGVARNPIDIEKYREQLRDKVDWSRDVMRKIYIQARKEPKRIVFPEGNHPKIIWAASEVVREGIAHPILLAKSKEEVLALFEELNHDPEGVEIIEPKRWPYRQQYIDALYAQAQRSGFTLSRASLALRDYFYFGAMMVHQGHADGMVAGVGVSYPEVLTPAIQVIGPREGGRLIAGLYMLEHNHRLYFFADCTVNVNPTAEDLAEIALMAADQLERLQLEPSIAMLSFSNFGSVLVPESEKVARAVELARRQRPSLMIDGPMQADVALDLDFLKENFPFANLNKRPNLLVFPNLDAGNTSLKLVRKLIKAHYIGPILIGLKKPIHLLARGVEVNMIANMTAIASVDAQQVEERMKKELLQTANGL; this is encoded by the coding sequence ATGGAAGCCCTCAACAAGGCGGCGCTCCAATACCACGAGAGAGACCGCCGGGGCAAGATCGAAGTCGTCTCTTCCAAGCCTTGTATCACACAAAACGACCTTTCCCTGGCCTACACTCCCGGAGTGGCCGAGCCCTGCCGCGCCATACAGGCCGACCCGGCCAAAGCCCGCCTCTACACCGCCAAAGGCAACCTGGTTGCCGTCATATCGAACGGCACGGCGGTGCTAGGCCTGGGCAATATCGGCGCTTTAGCCGGCAAGCCGGTCATGGAAGGCAAGGGGGTGCTCTTCAAGCGCTTTGCCGACATCGACGTTTTCGACATCGAGCTGGATACCGAAGACCCCGAAGAGGTCATCAAAACGGTGCAGTACCTGGCGCCTACTTTCGGAGGGATCAACCTCGAAGACATCAAGGCGCCGGAGTGCTTTCGCATCGAAGAAGAACTGAAAAAACGGCTCGATATCCCCGTCTTCCACGACGATCAGCACGGCACCGCCATTATTTCCGGCGCCGCTCTGATCAATGCCCTGGAATTAGCGGAAAAGGATATCGATAAGGCAAAGGCCGTGTTCTCCGGAGCCGGGGCGGCGGGGATCGCCTGCGCCAACTTTTACATACGGCTCGGCATGCGGCCGGAAAACATCTTGATGACAGACAGCAAAGGCGTATTGTGGAAAGGAAGAGGAGATGAGGGAAGCAACCCTTATAAAGACAAATTTTTCAGAGAAACGGAGGCCCGCAGCCTGGCCGATGCCGTTCGCGGAGCCGATATTTTCTGTGGGGTTTCGGTTGGGGGCATACTGACTAAAGAAATGGCTGCTGCCATGGCGCCCCAGCCCATCATTTTCGCTATGGCCAACCCCAACCCGGAGATCACCTATCCGGACGCCCTGGAAGCCTGCCCCGGCGCTATTGTGGCCACCGGGCGCAGCGATTACCCCAACCAGGTGAACAACGTGCTGGGATTCCCCTTCATCTTCCGGGGAGCGCTCGATGTAGAAGCCATGGCCATCAACGAAGAAATGAAACTGGCCGCCGCTTATTCCCTGGCGCGTCTGGCTAAGGAAGAGGTTCCCGAGGCTGTGAAACGCGCTTATGGCGACGCCAACCTGAAATTTGGCCCGGATTACATCATCCCCAAGCCTTTTGACTCCCGTGTGCTGGTGGCTACCGCTTCTGCAGTGGCGGAAGCCGCTATCCGCACAGGAGTCGCCCGAAACCCGATCGACATCGAAAAATACCGGGAACAACTGCGCGACAAGGTCGACTGGTCGCGGGATGTCATGCGCAAGATTTATATTCAGGCCCGCAAGGAACCCAAACGGATCGTTTTCCCGGAAGGCAACCACCCCAAGATCATCTGGGCCGCCAGCGAAGTCGTCCGGGAAGGCATCGCCCATCCTATCCTGCTGGCCAAGAGCAAGGAGGAAGTCCTGGCCTTGTTCGAAGAATTGAATCACGACCCGGAAGGGGTAGAGATCATTGAACCTAAACGGTGGCCCTATCGCCAGCAGTACATCGACGCCCTTTATGCTCAGGCCCAACGTTCCGGGTTTACCTTATCCCGGGCGAGCCTCGCCCTGCGCGATTATTTCTACTTTGGCGCCATGATGGTGCACCAGGGGCATGCCGACGGCATGGTGGCCGGCGTAGGCGTCAGTTATCCTGAGGTGCTCACGCCTGCCATCCAGGTGATTGGGCCCCGGGAAGGCGGCAGGCTGATCGCCGGCTTGTATATGCTGGAACACAACCACCGTTTGTACTTCTTTGCCGATTGTACAGTCAACGTCAACCCGACAGCAGAAGACCTGGCGGAGATCGCGCTCATGGCAGCCGACCAGCTGGAGCGCCTTCAACTGGAGCCCAGCATTGCCATGCTTTCCTTTTCCAATTTCGGCTCCGTCCTCGTCCCGGAATCTGAAAAAGTAGCCAGGGCAGTGGAACTGGCGCGAAGGCAACGGCCGTCGCTCATGATCGACGGGCCCATGCAGGCTGATGTAGCCCTCGACCTGGATTTCCTCAAAGAGAACTTTCCCTTCGCCAACCTAAACAAACGGCCAAACCTGCTGGTATTTCCCAACCTCGACGCCGGCAACACCAGCCTCAAGCTGGTCCGCAAGCTGATTAAGGCACACTACATCGGCCCGATTCTAATTGGTTTGAAAAAACCTATACACCTGCTGGCACGGGGCGTAGAGGTCAATATGATCGCCAACATGACGGCCATCGCCAGCGTGGATGCCCAGCAGGTAGAGGAACGTATGAAAAAAGAGCTGCTGCAAACCGCGAATGGACTGTAA
- a CDS encoding efflux RND transporter periplasmic adaptor subunit: MKSVLVPVVATLFGMMLGARFFSSGTPEEDSPLVSFTNCSAEGAEQVFTCAMHNQVRLRQPGICPACGMHLVETRLLPHQNSDLVSLAKGELLLANVRTQKVGPPGETGKKLMLNGRVVPDESQVYEQLSYLPGRIEKLYVNKTGMHIQKGQAIASVYSKDLISVVEAFAYNQSSESILRAARNNLASWKLDVSVLRHFDLKADYRQPVDIYADFSGTVLEKHVSEGAALANAHMGQPTVLYKLADLARVWVVLEAYESDLPWIREGSSVEFTTTAHPGRLFRSKVDFIGPVVDPHTRTVEVRLVVDNREGLLKPDMLVKARLAGHLEPSHNENAPVAAPRTAVLWTGERSVVYVRDPGYDVPAFRCREVVLADNPVGEHYLVLEGLKPGEEVVVSGALVLDAEAQLSGKKSMMNRNLGDQEVPGQSLAGKTD, from the coding sequence ATGAAAAGCGTTTTGGTACCGGTAGTTGCTACTCTTTTCGGAATGATGCTGGGGGCGCGTTTTTTCAGCTCCGGCACTCCCGAAGAAGATTCCCCTTTAGTCAGTTTTACCAACTGTAGCGCGGAAGGGGCGGAGCAGGTTTTTACTTGCGCCATGCACAATCAGGTGCGGCTACGGCAGCCTGGGATATGCCCTGCCTGTGGCATGCATCTAGTAGAAACCCGCCTCCTTCCGCATCAAAACTCCGATTTAGTAAGCCTTGCTAAGGGGGAATTACTCCTGGCAAATGTGCGCACCCAGAAGGTAGGCCCTCCTGGGGAAACCGGAAAAAAGTTGATGCTGAACGGCAGGGTTGTGCCGGATGAAAGCCAGGTATATGAGCAGTTGTCTTATCTGCCGGGGCGGATTGAAAAGCTCTACGTCAATAAAACTGGTATGCACATCCAGAAGGGCCAGGCTATTGCTTCGGTCTATTCAAAGGACCTTATATCAGTGGTCGAGGCTTTTGCCTACAATCAAAGCTCGGAATCTATCCTTCGCGCTGCCCGCAACAACCTGGCCAGTTGGAAACTGGATGTGTCTGTGCTTCGTCATTTTGACTTAAAAGCGGATTACCGTCAACCGGTGGATATCTATGCCGATTTTAGCGGAACGGTTTTGGAGAAGCATGTCAGCGAGGGAGCGGCCCTTGCCAATGCCCACATGGGGCAACCCACTGTTTTGTACAAGCTGGCCGATCTTGCCCGCGTATGGGTTGTCCTGGAAGCTTATGAAAGCGACCTGCCCTGGATCAGAGAAGGCAGTTCGGTAGAATTTACAACCACAGCCCATCCCGGCCGGCTTTTTCGGTCGAAAGTGGATTTTATTGGCCCGGTAGTTGATCCCCATACCAGGACGGTAGAAGTACGATTAGTGGTAGACAACCGGGAAGGCCTGCTAAAGCCGGATATGCTTGTAAAGGCCCGCCTTGCCGGTCATTTAGAACCATCACATAATGAAAATGCGCCGGTTGCGGCGCCCAGGACAGCGGTTTTATGGACCGGAGAGCGCTCCGTTGTTTATGTGCGCGACCCGGGGTATGATGTTCCTGCCTTTCGCTGCCGGGAGGTTGTGCTGGCTGACAACCCTGTAGGTGAACACTATCTGGTGCTGGAAGGGCTAAAGCCAGGAGAGGAGGTCGTGGTAAGCGGTGCTTTGGTTCTGGATGCCGAGGCCCAGCTCTCCGGAAAGAAAAGCATGATGAACAGGAACCTGGGAGATCAGGAAGTGCCCGGGCAATCGCTGGCCGGGAAGACAGATTGA
- a CDS encoding PKD domain-containing protein, translating into MRTPVLILSTFLLLGFSKSIHAQNCQAAFSFGETGLTIEFTDGSTSVPGDPITAWFWDFEDGTTSTQQNPTHTFPTADKYDVCLIVTTQSGCTSEFCVRIETCILGVSVNVGSCNANNEIPLAITVNDLFDNAKDINISVDGQLLPGSPFRIDAAQPVTVNTSVPGDGLSHIVVVQSEDIGTCSASYAFTVPDCSSNCFLSSMNVGVAGGATQVVQVGDNFFSPQNTTITIGDVVEFQWVGDGHSTTSDATTGPDSWNSGVIGFGSVYAVNITNPGVHRYYCIPHGGPNGQGMSGMIVANCPPSGQFSLLISFNTSIASPAGYAILLDGAPVPGSPFSYNGTGPQSNAVGIAGDGALHTIEIQDIADPACTISRSFAAPDCGAAPACSLSVSASQAGGCNASNQVPVQLSVSAVNGGPSGFNVYIDGNLAPGGPFNYNTAGPATATVNVPGDGQSHSIEARDISDPACSGSATITTQNCNISCVISNLNVSTGNSVIHTVLVEDFAFNPPAITITSGDQVQWEWVGSVQHTATSDATGGPDSWDSGLLGQGATYLSPALPAGVHPYYCIPHGAPGGVGMSGTVTVQANCTNGMVSVAVNFTEQGGGFNGYEVLIDGSLAGSFAYDPSGANTASALVPGDGQSHAITVRDADNPNCQALTALTTPDCNASTCQLSLSAQEAGGCTAGNEVPAQLTVSDVGGGAAGFEVLVDGALAGSFNYSGTGTTAATINVAGDGQAHAIEVRDVNDLNCTASAMLTTTNCAIPCAISNLAASLGSATVHTVLVEDFAFNPQNITITSGDQVQWDWVGSVQHTATSDATGGPDSWDSGLLGQGATYLSPALPAGVHPYYCIPHGAPGGVGMSGTVTVQANCTNGMISVAVNFTEQGGGFNGYEVLIDGSLAGSFAYDPSGANTASALVPGDGQSHAITVRDADNPSCQAVTTITTPDCNASTCQLSLSAQEAGGCTAGNEVPAQLTVSDVGGGAAGFEVLVDGALAGSFNYSGTGTTAATINVAGDGQAHAIEVRDVNDLNCTATATLTTTNCAIPCAISNLAASLGSATVHTVLVEDFAFNPQNITITSGDQVQWEWVGSVQHTATSDATGGPDSWDSGLLGQGATYLSPALPAGVHPYYCIPHGAPGGVGMAGSITVQANCTNGMVSAALSFAASGGSFNGYQVLVDGGLYGNFAYDASGSNTVPVQVPGDGQSHAITVRDADNPSCQAVTTITTPDCNASTCQLSLSAQEAGGCTAGNEVPAQLTVSDVGGGAAGFEVLVDGALAGSFNYSGTGTTAATINVAGDGQAHAITVQDIDDTACTASAMLTTTNCALGCALTNLELVAAGTGNPITHVVEVKDFEFVPAQLEVSVGDIVRFEWTGVIAHTATSDATTGPDSWDSGLLNQGGMYEVTITTEGEHPYYCIPHGGPGGIGMAGTIIASPPCDEGNVALNVSFNSTGGSPGGYNLFLDGQAYPGGPYNYSASNSNSIAISIPGDGQQHAVRIEDTGDSNCTAEASITVPNCMQAPPCMLTLHAVVAGGCNEEDEVPVELAVIAEGMGNNGFIVRVDGNLYQPQPFAYSPSGITNITLQVTGTGEGRLIEAQDVDSTACSATATITTPLCGPLCEIQDLAISSGQPGKHVVAVKDFEFAPAHIEIIKGDTVEFVWEGVIAHTTTSDATSGSNTWDSGLLGQGAAYQVVITEAGLHPYYCIPHGGPGGIGMAGVIEVVEPCENGTAQVAVSFSTTNGSSAGYNIFLDGELLEGPILYDDEMGHNAALVNVPGDSAQHILTVQDLDVEFCAASAPFTAPKCEVLCEITNLSAAAGGDIIHTVYVEDFQFSPAELQVRVGERIRFVWTGQIPHTTTSDAISGSDSWDSGLLGQGSSFELVITGPGGHPYYCIPHGGPGGIGMAGIIHAAPACENDSVYAAVSFDISSGSSQGYNIFLDGQMVPGSPYGYDNLMGANGQFIRLPGDGATHLVTVQDLETSFCAATAQVMAPDCSAGCSISQLSVSFPESGRHLVEVLDFEFVPKELTVIAGDTIEFFWTGAIPHTTTSDATSGADSWDSGLLGQGATYELVVNEPGQHPYYCIPHGGPGGIGMAGMITALPACRGDSVLASISFEATGQGNGFHLLLDGIVIGQYDYQPGGFTETEALLLGDGMNHDLSIRDVDASNCETVLSIAVPQCAEPCLLQAAVVQSGACDENMEVPFEVTLSGYNENSEGFRILIDGNPYPGSPFAYDPNGPTVVSVSLIGDGMAHQLIVEDIRTPGCSRLFELALPNCLEPCAGFIPDFRVEYDEQDSLLAQFFDQTAGTVHRWLWGFGDGATSSVQNPFHTYDQPGIYTVCLLAQDTILGCDQAACRELPIGVTGIEDASVQSLPLRISPNPAGRDINHLMVEGLDPSDYSSLIHFVAYGLRGERMAEGWLKGKQVIEIPINRPIPTGMYVVELQSPFYTYAGKVVIR; encoded by the coding sequence ATGAGGACACCTGTACTGATCCTATCGACCTTCTTATTGCTGGGCTTTTCAAAAAGTATCCACGCCCAAAACTGCCAGGCAGCTTTTTCGTTCGGAGAAACCGGCCTGACTATTGAATTTACTGATGGTTCCACATCGGTGCCAGGAGACCCTATCACCGCCTGGTTTTGGGATTTCGAGGATGGAACCACCAGCACGCAGCAGAATCCTACCCATACATTCCCTACTGCTGATAAATACGATGTGTGCCTGATCGTTACAACCCAAAGCGGTTGTACCAGCGAGTTTTGCGTCCGCATCGAGACCTGCATTCTGGGCGTGTCTGTAAATGTGGGCTCCTGCAACGCCAATAACGAAATCCCGCTTGCCATAACGGTCAACGACCTTTTTGACAATGCCAAAGACATCAACATTTCGGTAGATGGACAGTTACTGCCCGGCAGCCCTTTTCGTATCGATGCCGCCCAACCTGTAACGGTCAATACCAGCGTGCCCGGCGATGGGCTAAGCCATATTGTTGTCGTACAATCAGAAGATATTGGCACTTGCAGCGCTTCCTATGCCTTCACAGTACCCGATTGTTCCTCCAATTGTTTTTTGTCCAGCATGAATGTCGGTGTCGCCGGCGGGGCTACACAGGTGGTGCAGGTTGGCGACAACTTTTTCTCTCCTCAGAATACCACGATCACAATTGGCGATGTAGTAGAATTCCAATGGGTGGGCGATGGCCATTCGACCACTTCCGACGCCACCACCGGGCCCGATAGCTGGAACTCAGGGGTGATCGGCTTTGGTTCGGTTTATGCCGTTAATATTACCAATCCTGGTGTTCATCGTTACTATTGCATCCCGCACGGAGGCCCCAACGGGCAGGGCATGTCGGGCATGATCGTTGCCAATTGCCCGCCTTCAGGGCAGTTTTCTTTGCTGATCTCCTTCAACACCAGCATTGCCAGCCCGGCAGGTTATGCTATTCTGCTGGATGGCGCTCCGGTTCCTGGCAGCCCCTTTTCTTATAATGGCACAGGGCCACAGAGCAATGCTGTCGGTATCGCTGGAGATGGCGCGCTCCACACCATTGAAATTCAGGATATTGCCGATCCTGCCTGCACCATATCCCGATCCTTCGCCGCCCCTGATTGCGGCGCAGCTCCCGCTTGCAGCCTTTCTGTGTCGGCAAGCCAGGCCGGAGGTTGCAACGCATCCAACCAGGTTCCGGTGCAGCTGAGTGTTAGCGCCGTAAACGGCGGTCCGTCCGGATTTAATGTTTACATCGATGGCAACCTGGCCCCAGGCGGGCCATTCAATTATAACACTGCCGGTCCAGCCACCGCGACGGTGAACGTGCCCGGCGATGGCCAAAGCCACAGCATTGAAGCCCGGGACATCAGTGATCCGGCCTGCAGCGGCTCTGCAACGATAACCACACAAAACTGCAATATCAGTTGTGTGATTTCCAACCTGAATGTGAGCACAGGAAACAGCGTGATACATACGGTATTGGTGGAGGACTTTGCCTTCAACCCGCCAGCCATCACCATCACGTCCGGCGACCAGGTCCAGTGGGAGTGGGTGGGCAGCGTGCAGCACACGGCCACCTCCGACGCCACGGGCGGGCCGGACAGCTGGGACAGCGGCTTGCTGGGCCAGGGCGCCACGTACCTGTCGCCGGCCTTGCCTGCGGGGGTGCACCCGTACTATTGCATCCCGCACGGAGCGCCCGGGGGAGTTGGTATGAGCGGCACTGTAACTGTACAGGCCAATTGTACAAATGGTATGGTATCTGTAGCGGTCAATTTTACAGAACAAGGCGGCGGATTCAATGGCTATGAGGTGCTGATAGATGGAAGCCTTGCCGGTAGTTTCGCCTACGACCCCAGTGGTGCTAATACAGCTTCTGCATTGGTTCCCGGCGACGGGCAGAGCCATGCCATCACGGTGCGCGACGCGGACAACCCGAACTGCCAGGCGCTCACTGCGCTCACCACCCCGGACTGCAACGCCTCCACCTGCCAGCTGAGCCTCAGCGCGCAGGAGGCCGGCGGCTGCACGGCCGGCAACGAAGTGCCGGCGCAGCTAACGGTAAGCGACGTGGGCGGCGGCGCAGCTGGTTTTGAAGTGCTGGTGGACGGCGCCCTTGCGGGCAGCTTCAACTACAGCGGCACGGGCACGACTGCGGCAACGATAAACGTGGCCGGCGACGGCCAGGCGCATGCCATAGAAGTACGAGACGTAAACGACCTAAATTGCACGGCCAGCGCCATGCTGACCACCACGAACTGCGCCATCCCCTGCGCGATATCGAACCTGGCGGCCAGCCTGGGCTCGGCTACGGTGCATACCGTGCTGGTGGAGGACTTTGCCTTCAACCCCCAGAACATTACGATCACATCCGGCGACCAGGTCCAGTGGGATTGGGTGGGCAGCGTGCAGCACACGGCCACCTCCGACGCCACGGGCGGGCCGGACAGCTGGGACAGCGGCTTGCTGGGGCAGGGTGCCACGTACCTGTCGCCGGCCTTGCCTGCGGGGGTGCACCCGTACTATTGCATCCCGCACGGAGCGCCCGGGGGAGTTGGTATGAGCGGCACTGTAACTGTACAGGCCAATTGTACAAATGGTATGATATCTGTAGCGGTCAATTTTACAGAACAAGGCGGCGGATTCAATGGCTATGAGGTGCTGATAGATGGAAGCCTTGCCGGTAGTTTCGCCTACGACCCCAGTGGCGCTAATACAGCTTCTGCATTGGTTCCCGGCGACGGGCAGAGCCATGCCATCACGGTACGCGACGCGGACAACCCGAGCTGCCAGGCAGTTACTACGATAACTACCCCGGACTGCAACGCCTCCACCTGCCAGCTGAGCCTCAGCGCGCAGGAGGCCGGCGGCTGCACGGCCGGCAACGAAGTGCCGGCGCAGCTAACGGTAAGCGACGTGGGCGGCGGCGCGGCTGGTTTTGAAGTGCTGGTGGACGGCGCCCTTGCGGGCAGCTTCAACTACAGCGGCACGGGCACGACTGCGGCAACGATAAACGTGGCCGGCGACGGCCAGGCGCATGCCATAGAAGTACGAGACGTAAACGACCTAAATTGCACGGCCACCGCTACGCTCACCACCACGAACTGCGCCATCCCCTGCGCGATATCGAACCTGGCGGCCAGCCTGGGCTCGGCTACGGTGCATACCGTGCTGGTGGAGGACTTTGCCTTCAACCCCCAGAACATTACGATCACATCCGGCGACCAGGTCCAGTGGGAGTGGGTGGGCAGCGTGCAGCACACGGCCACCTCCGACGCCACGGGCGGGCCGGACAGCTGGGACAGCGGCTTGCTGGGCCAGGGCGCCACGTACCTGTCGCCGGCCTTGCCTGCCGGGGTGCACCCGTACTACTGCATCCCGCACGGAGCGCCGGGGGGAGTGGGCATGGCGGGTTCTATCACCGTACAAGCCAACTGTACCAACGGCATGGTATCGGCAGCGCTGAGCTTTGCCGCCTCGGGCGGCAGCTTCAACGGGTATCAGGTACTGGTGGACGGCGGCTTGTACGGCAATTTCGCGTACGATGCCAGCGGCAGCAATACCGTCCCGGTGCAAGTACCCGGCGACGGTCAGAGCCATGCCATCACGGTGCGCGACGCGGACAACCCGAGCTGCCAGGCAGTTACTACGATAACTACCCCGGACTGCAACGCCTCCACCTGCCAGCTGAGCCTCAGCGCGCAGGAGGCCGGCGGCTGCACGGCCGGCAACGAAGTGCCGGCGCAGCTAACGGTAAGCGACGTGGGCGGCGGCGCGGCTGGCTTCGAAGTGCTGGTGGACGGCGCCCTTGCGGGCAGCTTCAACTACAGCGGCACGGGCACGACTGCGGCAACGATAAACGTGGCCGGCGACGGCCAGGCGCATGCCATAACGGTGCAGGACATTGACGATACGGCTTGCACGGCCAGCGCCATGCTCACCACCACGAATTGCGCTTTGGGCTGTGCTCTAACCAACCTGGAGCTAGTGGCCGCCGGTACAGGCAATCCCATAACCCATGTAGTTGAGGTCAAAGATTTTGAATTTGTGCCGGCTCAACTGGAAGTAAGTGTAGGCGATATCGTTCGTTTTGAGTGGACAGGGGTAATTGCTCACACGGCTACTTCCGATGCCACTACCGGTCCGGATAGCTGGGACAGCGGCTTGCTGAACCAGGGCGGGATGTATGAAGTAACCATCACCACAGAAGGAGAACATCCCTACTATTGCATTCCCCACGGCGGCCCGGGCGGCATCGGGATGGCGGGAACGATTATTGCTTCTCCACCTTGTGACGAAGGCAATGTTGCCTTGAATGTAAGTTTTAATTCGACTGGTGGAAGCCCTGGAGGATATAACCTGTTCCTGGATGGCCAGGCCTATCCGGGCGGCCCTTACAATTATTCCGCGTCCAATTCCAATTCTATTGCCATCAGCATTCCCGGCGATGGGCAACAACATGCCGTGAGGATAGAAGATACAGGAGACAGCAATTGTACGGCAGAGGCGAGTATTACTGTTCCCAATTGCATGCAGGCACCCCCATGTATGCTAACGCTGCATGCCGTTGTGGCGGGTGGATGCAATGAAGAGGATGAAGTGCCGGTTGAACTGGCGGTCATTGCTGAAGGCATGGGGAATAATGGGTTTATCGTGCGCGTCGATGGCAATCTTTATCAGCCTCAACCCTTTGCATATTCCCCATCAGGCATAACCAATATTACGTTGCAGGTGACCGGTACAGGAGAAGGGCGCCTGATCGAGGCCCAGGATGTCGACAGTACTGCTTGTTCGGCAACGGCCACCATTACCACCCCACTTTGCGGGCCTCTTTGTGAAATACAGGATTTGGCCATCAGCAGCGGGCAGCCGGGAAAACATGTGGTTGCGGTTAAGGATTTTGAGTTTGCCCCGGCGCATATCGAAATCATCAAAGGAGATACAGTGGAATTCGTATGGGAAGGAGTCATCGCCCACACTACCACTTCCGATGCCACCTCCGGCTCCAATACCTGGGATAGTGGGCTGTTGGGACAAGGCGCCGCCTACCAGGTTGTAATTACAGAAGCAGGGCTGCATCCGTATTATTGTATTCCCCATGGCGGCCCGGGAGGTATTGGCATGGCCGGGGTGATAGAAGTGGTTGAGCCTTGCGAAAATGGCACGGCTCAGGTGGCGGTAAGCTTTTCTACCACCAATGGCAGCAGCGCCGGCTATAACATTTTTCTGGATGGAGAATTGCTGGAAGGCCCCATCCTGTACGATGATGAAATGGGACACAATGCCGCGCTCGTAAATGTTCCCGGGGATAGCGCTCAGCATATATTGACGGTTCAGGACCTGGATGTTGAATTTTGTGCCGCTAGCGCCCCATTTACAGCTCCGAAATGCGAGGTGCTTTGTGAAATAACGAACCTTAGCGCCGCAGCTGGAGGCGATATAATCCATACGGTCTATGTCGAAGATTTTCAGTTCAGTCCTGCGGAACTACAGGTTAGGGTAGGGGAGCGGATTCGCTTTGTATGGACTGGCCAGATACCCCATACGACAACCTCTGATGCCATCAGCGGTTCTGATAGTTGGGACAGCGGCTTGCTGGGGCAGGGCAGTTCTTTTGAGTTGGTGATAACAGGGCCGGGAGGCCATCCTTACTATTGCATTCCCCACGGCGGCCCGGGCGGCATTGGCATGGCCGGCATTATTCACGCCGCTCCCGCCTGTGAAAACGATTCTGTTTACGCTGCAGTTTCCTTCGATATCAGCAGCGGCAGCAGCCAGGGTTATAATATTTTCCTGGACGGGCAAATGGTACCCGGCAGCCCTTATGGATATGACAACCTGATGGGCGCTAACGGTCAATTCATCAGGCTGCCTGGAGACGGGGCTACTCACCTGGTCACAGTGCAGGACCTGGAAACCAGCTTTTGCGCGGCAACCGCCCAGGTAATGGCGCCAGACTGCTCGGCCGGTTGTTCCATTAGCCAATTATCCGTTTCCTTTCCCGAATCGGGCCGCCATCTGGTGGAAGTGCTGGATTTTGAGTTCGTTCCAAAGGAACTTACCGTTATAGCCGGAGACACCATCGAATTTTTCTGGACGGGCGCTATTCCCCATACCACTACTTCTGACGCGACCAGCGGCGCAGACAGCTGGGACAGCGGGTTGCTGGGCCAGGGCGCTACTTATGAACTGGTCGTGAATGAGCCCGGACAACACCCCTATTACTGTATTCCGCACGGTGGCCCAGGCGGCATTGGCATGGCGGGGATGATCACGGCTTTGCCGGCCTGCCGGGGCGATTCGGTGCTGGCCAGCATCTCTTTTGAGGCTACCGGCCAGGGCAACGGTTTCCATTTGCTACTGGATGGAATAGTTATCGGACAATACGATTACCAGCCTGGAGGCTTCACAGAGACGGAAGCCCTACTGCTGGGAGATGGGATGAATCATGATTTAAGTATCCGGGATGTGGACGCTTCTAATTGTGAAACAGTCCTTTCCATTGCTGTTCCGCAATGTGCAGAACCATGCTTGTTGCAGGCGGCGGTCGTGCAAAGCGGGGCCTGCGATGAGAATATGGAAGTCCCCTTTGAAGTAACCCTCTCGGGGTACAATGAAAATAGCGAAGGATTTAGAATCCTGATTGACGGCAATCCCTATCCTGGCAGCCCTTTTGCTTACGATCCAAATGGCCCCACGGTGGTATCGGTTAGCCTGATTGGAGACGGTATGGCTCACCAACTGATTGTTGAGGATATCCGTACTCCGGGGTGTTCCCGGCTCTTTGAACTGGCCTTGCCCAATTGCCTGGAACCCTGTGCCGGCTTTATACCTGATTTCAGGGTGGAATACGACGAACAGGACAGTTTGCTGGCCCAGTTTTTTGACCAGACTGCGGGCACCGTTCACCGATGGCTCTGGGGGTTTGGAGACGGCGCCACCTCCAGTGTTCAAAATCCCTTTCACACCTATGATCAACCGGGCATATATACCGTTTGCCTGCTCGCTCAGGATACCATACTGGGTTGCGACCAGGCTGCTTGCCGGGAGCTGCCGATCGGTGTGACTGGAATAGAGGATGCCAGCGTGCAGAGCCTTCCTTTACGCATTTCCCCCAACCCTGCAGGGCGCGATATTAACCACCTGATGGTGGAGGGCCTCGACCCCTCCGACTATTCCTCGCTTATACATTTTGTAGCCTATGGGCTAAGGGGAGAAAGAATGGCGGAAGGGTGGCTTAAAGGAAAGCAAGTGATAGAAATACCGATAAATCGGCCTATTCCAACGGGCATGTATGTGGTGGAATTGCAGTCGCCTTTTTATACTTATGCCGGAAAGGTGGTTATCCGGTGA